A DNA window from Streptococcus parapneumoniae contains the following coding sequences:
- a CDS encoding DEAD/DEAH box helicase: MKVNPNYLGRLFTENELTEEERQLAEKLPAMRKEKGKLFCQRCNSAILDEWYLPIGAYYCRECLLMKRVRSDQALYYFPQEDFPKQDVLKWRGQLTPFQEKVSEGLIQAVDKQEPTLVHAVTGAGKTEMIYQVVAKVINAGGAVCLASPRIDVCLELYKRLQDDFACEIALLHGESKPYFRTPLVVATTHQLLKFYQAFDLLIVDEVDAFPYVDNPTLYHAVKNSVKENGLRIFLTATSTDELDRKVRLGELKRLSLPRRFHGNPLIIPKPVWLSDFNHCLEKSRLSPKLKSYIEKQRKTAYPLLIFASEIKQGEQLKEILQEQFPNEKIGFVSSVTEDRLEQVQAFRDGELTILISTTILERGVTFPCVDVFVVEANHHLFTKSSLIQIGGRVGRSMDRPTGDLLFFHDGLNDSIKKTIKEIQMMNKEAGL, from the coding sequence ATGAAAGTAAATCCAAATTATCTCGGTCGTTTGTTTACGGAGAATGAATTAACAGAAGAAGAACGTCAGTTGGCGGAGAAACTTCCAGCAATGAGAAAGGAGAAAGGGAAACTTTTCTGTCAACGTTGTAATAGTGCTATTTTAGATGAATGGTATTTGCCCATCGGTGCTTACTATTGTAGGGAGTGTTTACTGATGAAGCGAGTCAGGAGTGATCAAGCTTTATACTATTTTCCACAGGAGGATTTTCCGAAGCAAGATGTTCTTAAATGGCGTGGTCAATTAACTCCTTTTCAAGAGAAGGTGTCAGAGGGACTGATTCAAGCAGTAGACAAGCAGGAGCCAACCTTAGTTCATGCAGTAACAGGAGCTGGAAAGACAGAAATGATTTATCAAGTTGTGGCTAAAGTAATCAATGCGGGTGGTGCAGTGTGTTTGGCCAGTCCTCGCATAGATGTTTGTTTGGAGCTATACAAACGCCTGCAAGATGATTTTGCTTGCGAGATAGCCCTCCTACATGGAGAATCAAAGCCGTATTTTCGAACACCACTAGTTGTTGCGACGACCCATCAGTTATTGAAATTTTATCAAGCTTTTGATTTGCTGATAGTGGATGAAGTAGATGCTTTTCCTTATGTTGACAATCCCACGCTTTACCATGCTGTCAAGAATAGTGTAAAGGAGAATGGGTTGAGAATCTTTTTAACAGCGACTTCGACAGATGAGTTAGATAGGAAAGTCCGTTTAGGAGAACTAAAAAGGTTGAGCTTACCTAGACGATTCCATGGAAATCCGTTGATTATTCCTAAACCAGTTTGGTTATCCGATTTTAATCACTGTTTAGAGAAAAGTCGTTTGTCACCAAAGTTAAAGTCCTATATTGAGAAACAGCGAAAGACAGCTTATCCGTTACTCATTTTTGCATCAGAAATTAAACAAGGGGAGCAGTTAAAAGAAATCTTACAGGAGCAATTTCCAAATGAGAAAATTGGTTTTGTATCTTCTGTAACAGAGGATAGATTAGAGCAGGTACAAGCATTTCGAGATGGGGAGCTGACAATACTTATCAGTACGACAATCTTGGAGCGTGGAGTTACATTCCCTTGTGTGGACGTTTTCGTAGTAGAGGCCAATCATCATTTGTTTACCAAGTCTAGTTTGATTCAAATTGGTGGACGAGTTGGACGAAGCATGGATAGACCGACAGGAGATTTACTTTTCTTCCATGATGGGTTAAATGATTCAATCAAGAAGACGATTAAGGAAATTCAGATGATGAATAAGGAGGCTGGTCTATGA
- the hpf gene encoding ribosome hibernation-promoting factor, HPF/YfiA family, whose protein sequence is MIKYSIRGENLEVTEAIRDYVVSKLEKIEKYFQAEQELDARVNLKVYREKTAKVEVTIPLGSITLRAEDVSQDMYGSIDLVTDKIERQIRKNKTKIERKNKNKVATSQLFTDALVEDSNVVQSKVVRSKQIDLKPMDLEEAILQMDLLGHDFFIYVDVEDQTTNVIYRREDGEIGLLEVKES, encoded by the coding sequence ATGATTAAATATAGTATCCGTGGTGAAAACCTAGAAGTAACAGAAGCAATTCGTGATTATGTAGTTTCTAAACTCGAAAAGATCGAAAAGTATTTTCAAGCTGAACAAGAGTTGGATGCTCGAGTTAACTTGAAGGTGTATCGTGAAAAAACTGCTAAAGTGGAAGTAACGATTCCGCTTGGCTCTATTACTCTTCGTGCAGAAGATGTGTCTCAAGATATGTATGGTTCAATTGATCTTGTAACTGATAAAATTGAACGTCAGATTCGTAAAAACAAAACAAAAATAGAGCGTAAAAATAAAAATAAGGTAGCAACTAGTCAATTATTTACAGATGCTCTAGTGGAAGATTCAAATGTTGTCCAGTCTAAAGTTGTTCGTTCAAAACAAATTGATTTAAAACCAATGGATTTGGAAGAAGCTATTCTACAAATGGATTTATTGGGGCATGATTTCTTTATCTATGTGGATGTTGAAGATCAAACAACCAATGTGATTTATCGTCGTGAGGATGGCGAAATTGGTTTGTTAGAAGTTAAAGAATCTTAA
- a CDS encoding DHH family phosphoesterase has translation MKKFYVSPFFPILVGLIAFGVLSTFIIFVNNNLLTVFILFLFVGGYVFLFKKLRVHYTRSDVEQIQYVNHQAEESLTSLLEQMPVGVMKLNLSSGEVEWFNPYAELILTKEDGDFDLEAVQTIIKASVGNPSTYAKLGEKRYAVHMDASSGVLYFVDVSREQAITDELVTSRPVIGIVSVDNYDDLEDATSESDISQINSFVANFISEFSEKYMMFSRRVSMDRFYLFTDYTVLEGLMNDKFSVIDAFREESKQRQLPLTLSMGFSYGDGNHDEIGKVALLNLNLAEVRGGDQVVVKENDETKNPVYFGGGSAASIKRTRTRTRSMMTAISDKIRSVDQVFVVGHRNLDMDALGSAVGMQLFASNVIENSYALYDENQMSPDIERAVSFLEKEGVTKLLSVKDAMGMVTNRSLLILVDHSKTALTLSKEFYDLFTQTIVIDHHRRDQDFPDNAVITYIESGASSASELVTELIQFQNSKKNRLSRMQASVLMAGMMLDTKNFTSRVTSRTFDVASYLRTRGSDSIAIQEIAATDFEEYREVNELILQGRKLGSDVLIAEATDSKCYDTVVISKAADAMLAMSGIEASFVLAKNTQGFISISARSRSKLNVQRIMEELGGGGHFNLAAAQIKDLTLSEAGEKLTEIVLNEIKEKEKEE, from the coding sequence ATGAAAAAATTTTATGTAAGTCCATTCTTTCCTATTCTAGTAGGATTGATTGCGTTTGGAGTCTTATCCACTTTCATTATTTTTGTTAATAATAATCTGTTGACGGTTTTCATTTTGTTTCTTTTTGTAGGAGGCTATGTTTTTTTATTTAAGAAACTGAGAGTGCATTATACAAGGAGTGATGTAGAACAGATACAGTATGTAAACCACCAAGCGGAAGAAAGTTTGACATCTCTATTGGAACAGATGCCTGTAGGTGTTATGAAATTGAATTTATCTTCTGGAGAGGTTGAGTGGTTTAATCCCTATGCTGAATTGATTTTGACCAAGGAAGATGGTGATTTTGATTTGGAAGCTGTTCAAACGATTATCAAGGCTTCAGTAGGAAATCCGTCTACTTATGCTAAGCTGGGTGAGAAGCGTTATGCTGTTCATATGGATGCTTCTTCCGGTGTTTTGTATTTTGTAGATGTATCCAGGGAACAAGCCATAACAGATGAATTGGTAACGAGTCGACCAGTGATTGGAATTGTATCTGTGGATAATTATGATGATTTGGAGGATGCAACTTCTGAGTCAGATATTAGTCAAATCAATAGTTTTGTAGCTAATTTTATATCAGAGTTTTCAGAAAAATACATGATGTTTTCTCGTCGGGTAAGTATGGATCGATTTTATCTATTTACTGACTATACGGTGCTTGAGGGCTTGATGAATGATAAATTTTCTGTTATTGATGCTTTCAGAGAAGAGTCGAAACAGAGACAGTTGCCCTTGACCTTAAGTATGGGATTTTCTTATGGCGATGGAAATCATGATGAAATAGGGAAAGTTGCTTTGCTCAACTTGAACTTGGCTGAAGTACGTGGTGGCGACCAGGTGGTTGTCAAGGAGAATGATGAAACGAAAAATCCAGTCTACTTTGGCGGTGGGTCGGCTGCGTCCATCAAGCGCACTCGTACCCGTACTCGATCAATGATGACAGCCATATCTGATAAGATTCGTAGTGTGGATCAAGTGTTTGTAGTTGGACATAGAAATTTAGATATGGATGCCTTGGGCTCTGCTGTAGGTATGCAGTTGTTCGCCAGCAATGTGATTGAAAATAGCTATGCTCTTTATGATGAAAATCAGATGTCTCCGGATATTGAACGTGCGGTTTCATTCTTAGAAAAAGAAGGAGTTACGAAGTTATTGTCTGTTAAGGATGCAATGGGGATGGTGACCAATCGTTCTTTGTTAATTCTTGTAGACCATTCAAAGACAGCCTTAACATTATCAAAAGAATTTTATGATTTGTTTACACAGACCATCGTTATTGACCACCATAGAAGGGATCAGGATTTTCCAGATAATGCGGTCATTACTTATATCGAAAGTGGTGCAAGTAGTGCCAGTGAGTTGGTAACGGAATTGATTCAGTTCCAGAATTCTAAGAAAAATCGTTTGAGTCGTATGCAAGCAAGCGTCTTGATGGCTGGTATGATGCTGGATACTAAAAATTTCACCTCACGAGTGACTAGTCGGACATTTGATGTTGCTAGCTATCTCAGAACGCGCGGAAGTGATAGTATTGCTATCCAAGAAATCGCTGCGACAGATTTTGAAGAATATCGTGAGGTCAATGAACTGATTTTACAGGGGCGTAAATTAGGTTCAGATGTATTGATAGCGGAGGCTACGGACTCGAAATGCTATGATACAGTTGTTATTAGTAAGGCAGCAGATGCCATGTTAGCTATGTCAGGTATTGAAGCGAGTTTTGTTCTTGCGAAAAATACACAAGGCTTTATATCTATCTCAGCTCGGAGTCGTAGTAAGCTGAATGTACAACGGATTATGGAAGAACTGGGAGGTGGAGGTCACTTTAATTTGGCAGCAGCTCAAATTAAAGATTTAACCTTGTCAGAAGCAGGTGAAAAACTAACAGAAATTGTATTAAATGAAATAAAGGAAAAGGAGAAAGAAGAATGA
- a CDS encoding YigZ family protein, producing the protein MEFRTIKEDGQVQEEIKKSRFICHAKRVYSEEEARDFITTIKKEHYKATHNCSAFIIGERSEIKRTSDDGEPSGTAGVPMLGVLENHNLTNVCVVVTRYFGGIKLGAGGLIRAYAGSVALAVKEIGIIEIKEQAGIAIQMSYAQYQEYSNFLKEHNLMELDTNFTDQVDTMIYVDKEEKETIKSALVEFFNGKVTLTDQGLREVEVPVNLV; encoded by the coding sequence ATGGAATTTAGAACAATTAAAGAGGACGGTCAAGTCCAAGAAGAAATCAAAAAATCCCGTTTTATCTGTCATGCCAAGCGTGTTTATAGCGAAGAAGAGGCTCGTGACTTCATTACCACCATCAAAAAAGAACACTACAAAGCTACGCATAACTGCTCTGCATTTATTATTGGGGAACGTAGTGAAATCAAACGGACAAGTGATGATGGTGAGCCTAGTGGCACTGCTGGTGTTCCCATGCTTGGGGTACTAGAAAATCACAATCTCACCAATGTCTGTGTGGTCGTGACACGCTACTTTGGTGGTATTAAACTAGGCGCTGGAGGACTCATTCGTGCTTACGCCGGCAGTGTTGCCTTAGCTGTCAAAGAAATTGGTATTATTGAAATAAAAGAACAGGCTGGCATTGCTATTCAAATGTCTTATGCTCAGTACCAAGAGTACAGTAACTTTCTTAAAGAACATAATCTCATGGAGCTGGATACAAACTTTACAGATCAAGTCGATACGATGATTTATGTTGATAAAGAAGAAAAAGAAACTATTAAATCTGCACTTGTGGAGTTTTTTAATGGAAAAGTCACTTTAACTGATCAAGGTTTACGAGAAGTTGAAGTTCCTGTAAATTTAGTGTAA
- the rplI gene encoding 50S ribosomal protein L9 — protein sequence MKVIFLADVKGKGKKGEIKEVPTGYAQNFLIKKNLAKEATAQAVGELRGKQKSEEKAHAEMIAEAKAIKAQLEAEETVVEFVEKVGPDGRTFGSITNKKIAEELQKQFGIKIDKRHIQVQAPIRAVGLIDVPVKIYQDITSVINLRVKEG from the coding sequence ATGAAAGTAATCTTTTTAGCAGATGTTAAAGGAAAAGGTAAAAAAGGCGAAATTAAGGAAGTACCAACAGGATATGCACAAAACTTTCTTATCAAAAAGAATCTAGCCAAAGAAGCGACTGCTCAAGCTGTAGGTGAACTTCGTGGTAAACAAAAATCCGAAGAGAAAGCTCACGCTGAGATGATTGCAGAAGCAAAAGCAATTAAAGCCCAACTTGAAGCAGAAGAAACGGTTGTAGAATTTGTTGAAAAAGTTGGTCCAGATGGTCGTACCTTTGGTTCTATTACCAATAAGAAGATTGCAGAAGAATTGCAAAAGCAATTTGGAATTAAGATTGATAAACGTCATATTCAAGTACAAGCTCCGATTCGAGCGGTTGGTTTGATTGATGTGCCAGTGAAAATCTATCAAGATATCACAAGTGTAATCAATCTTCGTGTGAAAGAAGGATAA
- a CDS encoding ComF family protein produces MKCLLCGQTMKTVLTFSSLLLLRNDDSCLCSDCDFTFERIGEENCPNCMKTGLSTKCQDCQLWCKEGVEVSHRAIFTYNQAMKDFFSRYKFDGDFLLRKIFASFLSAELKKYKEYQFVVIPLSPDRYANRGFNQVEGLVEAAGFEYLDLLGKREERASSSKNRSERLATELPFFIKSGVTIPKKILLIDDIYTTGTTINRVKKLLEEAGAEDVKTFSLVR; encoded by the coding sequence ATGAAGTGCTTGTTATGTGGGCAGACTATGAAGACTGTTTTAACTTTTAGTAGTCTCTTGCTTCTGAGGAATGATGACTCCTGTCTTTGTTCAGACTGTGATTTTACTTTTGAAAGAATTGGGGAAGAGAACTGTCCAAATTGTATGAAAACAGGTTTGTCAACAAAGTGTCAAGATTGTCAACTTTGGTGTAAAGAAGGAGTTGAAGTCAGTCATAGAGCGATTTTTACTTATAATCAAGCTATGAAGGATTTTTTCAGTCGGTATAAGTTTGATGGAGATTTCCTTTTAAGAAAAATTTTCGCTTCATTTTTAAGTGCGGAGTTAAAAAAGTACAAAGAGTATCAATTTGTAGTCATTCCCCTAAGTCCTGATAGATATGCTAACAGAGGATTTAATCAGGTTGAGGGCTTGGTAGAGGCAGCAGGCTTTGAGTATCTGGATTTACTAGGAAAAAGAGAAGAGAGAGCCAGTTCTTCTAAAAATCGTTCAGAGCGCTTGGCGACAGAACTTCCTTTCTTTATTAAAAGTGGAGTCACTATTCCTAAGAAAATCCTACTTATAGATGATATTTATACTACAGGAACAACTATAAATCGTGTGAAGAAACTGCTGGAAGAAGCTGGTGCTGAGGATGTAAAAACATTTTCCCTTGTAAGATGA